In one Bacteroidota bacterium genomic region, the following are encoded:
- a CDS encoding response regulator has translation MKVLVVDDSMAMRMIVIKTAKKAGLSNYKFIQAADGEEALTAIRASKPDLVLSDWNMPNMTGIELLETLKAEGINVKFGFVTTEATTSMRLRARKAGALFLVAKPFTVETFEQAFWVVMD, from the coding sequence ATGAAAGTCCTGGTTGTCGATGACAGTATGGCCATGCGCATGATTGTGATCAAAACCGCAAAGAAGGCGGGGTTGTCCAACTATAAATTTATCCAGGCTGCTGATGGTGAGGAAGCGCTGACTGCCATTCGGGCGAGCAAACCCGACCTCGTCCTCTCGGATTGGAATATGCCCAACATGACCGGTATTGAATTGCTGGAAACGCTTAAGGCGGAAGGCATTAATGTCAAGTTTGGGTTTGTTACTACAGAAGCAACCACCAGCATGCGCCTGCGCGCCCGAAAAGCCGGCGCCCTGTTTCTTGTTGCCAAACCGTTTACCGTTGAGACGTTTGAGCAAGCCTTTTGGGTTGTAATGGACTAA
- a CDS encoding HDOD domain-containing protein — translation MNKTTFINQVTRHIKPLPAIADRVLYLARQEPVDFKLLAQVIENDAVLSALVIRMANSPIYGLIRNRVETLDRAIVVLGQQHILDSTGLYITRILRQMTKNTWPKGDVNFWKHNIAVAIAARMLAERMNVSHTQLCFFAGLIHDIGKIALHTYDATAYRDVMAHAEQSSTPLQAAELSAFGVNHATLSGVISRKWFLPVTCMKAVAHHHNAADNITVTVANIIRSANMLAKICGIGDSGNPYGLCDPRLLLPNPKFSEADIFDILDVLPGLVDELCGSVLGIHGISPLPGYFKQNTPRPHIEVHTRRESDRLLLRYILYTLGYYHGNDTGATQIVIMDYMPEHGFSNESIIDFNAWRSQQPYTPHGELNIGSLRNWLITQIDKAQPSYA, via the coding sequence ATGAACAAAACAACGTTTATTAACCAGGTAACCCGGCACATCAAACCACTCCCGGCCATTGCAGATCGGGTACTCTATCTGGCAAGGCAAGAGCCTGTTGACTTCAAGCTCCTCGCCCAAGTCATCGAAAACGACGCCGTCCTCAGCGCCCTTGTCATTCGTATGGCCAACTCCCCCATTTACGGCCTGATTCGCAACCGCGTCGAAACGCTTGACCGCGCCATTGTCGTTTTGGGGCAACAACATATTCTCGACTCAACAGGCCTTTACATCACACGGATTCTCCGCCAGATGACAAAAAACACCTGGCCCAAGGGAGATGTCAATTTCTGGAAGCATAACATTGCCGTCGCCATCGCAGCACGCATGCTTGCGGAGCGGATGAATGTATCACACACACAGCTCTGCTTTTTTGCCGGCCTGATCCACGATATTGGCAAAATTGCCCTGCATACCTACGATGCGACGGCGTACCGCGATGTTATGGCCCATGCTGAACAATCCAGCACACCGCTGCAAGCTGCTGAACTGAGCGCTTTCGGTGTTAACCATGCAACCCTTTCTGGCGTAATCAGCCGGAAATGGTTTTTGCCGGTTACCTGCATGAAAGCCGTTGCACACCATCACAATGCAGCAGACAACATCACGGTGACTGTAGCCAATATCATCCGCAGCGCCAACATGCTAGCAAAAATTTGCGGTATTGGTGATAGCGGAAATCCCTATGGGCTTTGCGATCCCCGCCTGTTATTGCCCAATCCGAAATTCAGTGAGGCAGATATTTTTGATATCCTGGATGTTCTGCCGGGACTTGTCGACGAATTATGCGGTAGTGTACTGGGGATCCACGGCATATCGCCGCTTCCTGGATATTTCAAGCAAAACACGCCGAGACCCCATATCGAAGTACACACACGACGGGAATCTGACCGGCTTTTGTTGCGCTACATCTTGTATACACTTGGGTACTACCATGGAAATGATACAGGCGCTACGCAGATTGTTATCATGGACTATATGCCTGAACACGGATTCTCAAACGAATCCATTATCGATTTCAACGCCTGGCGATCGCAGCAGCCCTATACCCCGCATGGCGAACTCAACATTGGCTCACTCCGTAACTGGCTCATCACGCAAATCGACAAAGCCCAACCCAGCTACGCATAA
- a CDS encoding DUF6314 family protein — MNRYNLMPSATDNNPVQHALTRLWKQLGTITQLSFSAQSGNGAAGWNGMGKGRVDVTPATDVILFREAGTWQTATGQTLAFRNVFRWTRNLQLGHIQLEHLRYGENQPVFLFDLVGIGAAELTSAEPHHCAADVYTGQLVLEANGFTLDWYIQGPRKDEHIRYQYS; from the coding sequence ATGAATCGGTATAATTTAATGCCATCTGCCACAGATAATAACCCAGTACAACACGCATTGACCCGGTTATGGAAGCAACTGGGTACAATAACGCAGTTGTCGTTTAGCGCGCAGTCTGGTAACGGGGCTGCTGGCTGGAATGGCATGGGGAAAGGCAGGGTTGACGTCACGCCGGCTACAGACGTGATCCTTTTCCGGGAAGCCGGTACCTGGCAGACTGCCACCGGTCAAACACTGGCCTTCCGCAATGTATTTCGATGGACGCGCAACCTGCAATTGGGCCATATACAGCTTGAACACTTACGGTATGGCGAAAATCAGCCCGTTTTTTTGTTTGACCTGGTAGGCATTGGCGCTGCTGAATTAACGTCAGCTGAGCCGCATCATTGTGCAGCAGATGTGTACACTGGCCAACTCGTGCTCGAAGCGAACGGATTTACACTGGATTGGTACATTCAGGGGCCGCGAAAAGACGAACACATCCGCTATCAATACAGCTAA